One Bacillota bacterium genomic window, TCGGCCTTGCCACCGGCGAGGCCGCGAAGTGGCACAAGGCCTGACCCTGCCGGCGAAGCGGGGAAGTAGCCCCCGCCCGGGCCGCTGCGCACCTCGAGCAGCCCCATCTTGACCAGTTGGTGCGCCTGTTCCCGTGCGTGCGTCCACGAGATGCGCAGCTCTCTGGACAGCATCGCGGACGAAACGGGCCAGACGTAGCTCGCCTGGCGGCTGTAAATGTATTCGAGGATGATCTGCTGCAACCGGGTGAGTTCTCTCTGGCTCTCAACAAGCCGGGTCGCCACGGCACTTCACCCCCGCCTGAACATCCTTGTCGCCTCCGCTGCCTCGATGATGCCGTGCGCGCGAAGCCGCCTTATGCGGCAGATGTCACACAAGAGAGGAGAAAGTTGAGCCGGGGCGAACCCCGCCCATCAGCGGGAGGCGTGGCGCATCGATGCCGCCCTCACAACCTCCGGCGGCAACGCATAAAGACGGCTGGTCACTCGCCGGCCACGCTCACCCGGATCGGCCGGGGGGCGCTGCTCGGCGGGGAGGCGCCCGCCTGAAGCGTTTATGTGGGACTTCGTCTTCCGCCTGGTGCTCGCGCACTTCCTTGCGGACTTTGCGCTGCAGTTCGACGGCCTCTACCGGCTCAAGCAGCGGGGCCACCTGGGACTGGCGGCGCACTCGGCCGTTGTGCTGGCCTGCAGCCTCGCGCTGGCGCGGCCTTACCTGGCCCCGGTGAGCGTCGGCCTCGTGGCCGGCTTGACGGCGACCCACTATTGCCTCGACTACCTGAAAAACAACTGGAGGCGCTACCCCGCGGCCCTGGCCGGCTTCCTGCTGGATCAGGTGGCCCACCTCGGGGTGATCCTGCTCGTGGCCTTGCTGTGGGCGCAGTCTGAGGGGGCGGGACGTGGCGCCCCTGCCTGGGTCATCCTGGCGCCGGGCCTCATTGCGGCGACCCAGTTCATGAGCTTCGTGACGTACTACCTCGATCGGTCCGGGCAGGGGTACCCGGCCCCTTACCGCCGCCGGTACGCCGCTCTTGCGCTTCAACT contains:
- a CDS encoding DUF3307 domain-containing protein codes for the protein MWDFVFRLVLAHFLADFALQFDGLYRLKQRGHLGLAAHSAVVLACSLALARPYLAPVSVGLVAGLTATHYCLDYLKNNWRRYPAALAGFLLDQVAHLGVILLVALLWAQSEGAGRGAPAWVILAPGLIAATQFMSFVTYYLDRSGQGYPAPYRRRYAALALQLVAYAAAAGAVLGSRPLWLSASAAAAAVQFATGRNAGPQGLTARWAGPLGAVLLGAGAAMLARLGA